A genomic segment from Polyangium mundeleinium encodes:
- a CDS encoding malonic semialdehyde reductase has translation MNDPVLQQIFVEARTHNGWLSEPVDDATLHSLYEALRLGPTAANSVPARIVFVKSPEAKERLRPCLAPLNVEKTMGAPATAIIAYDTRFHEKMPKLFPARPTMGEALAAMPPEQRDFFLLQNASLQAGYLILAARALGLDCGPMAGFDRDKVDAAFFADLPWKSILLVNLGHGDPTKLYPRNPRLDFDEACRIE, from the coding sequence ATGAACGACCCTGTCCTCCAGCAAATCTTCGTCGAGGCCCGCACCCACAACGGCTGGTTGTCCGAGCCCGTCGACGACGCGACCCTGCACAGCCTCTACGAGGCCCTGCGCCTCGGACCGACCGCGGCCAACAGCGTGCCGGCGCGGATCGTCTTCGTGAAGAGCCCCGAGGCGAAGGAGCGCCTGCGTCCCTGCCTCGCCCCGCTCAACGTCGAGAAAACCATGGGCGCGCCCGCCACCGCGATCATCGCCTATGACACGCGCTTTCACGAGAAGATGCCGAAGCTCTTCCCGGCGCGCCCGACGATGGGCGAGGCCCTCGCCGCGATGCCGCCGGAGCAGCGCGACTTCTTCTTGCTCCAGAATGCCTCGCTCCAGGCCGGTTATCTGATCCTGGCGGCCCGCGCGCTCGGGCTCGACTGCGGGCCGATGGCCGGCTTCGACCGCGACAAGGTCGACGCGGCGTTTTTTGCCGACCTGCCGTGGAAATCGATCCTCCTCGTCAACCTCGGCCATGGCGATCCGACGAAGCTCTACCCGCGCAACCCCCGCCTCGATTTCGACGAGGCCTGCCGCATCGAGTAG
- a CDS encoding CapA family protein, protein MQPAKATGELLELFLCGDVMTGRGIDQALPHPSEPTLYEPYIRDARDYVAMAEDTNGPIQRPFGFSYIWGDALAALERAAPAARIINLETSVTRSDAYWPDKGINYRMHPANTPCLTAAGIDVCVLANNHVLDYSASGLLETLTTLKQAGLKIAGAGETLGEARAPAVLPLPGGGRLLVFAFGTGSSGIPASWSATDDAPGIDRLADLSDATTLQIQERVRRVKRPGDVVVASIHWGSNWGYEVPEEHVRFAHSLLDGGVDLIHGHSSHHPRPIEVYKNKLILYGCGDFLNDYEGIRGHVSFRGDLVLMYFPVVDPSTGELARLRMTPMQIRRFRLRRASRSDAVWLRETLHRICRGFGAQVDLDEGGDLVLRGFNRL, encoded by the coding sequence GTGCAGCCGGCAAAGGCCACAGGCGAGCTCCTCGAATTGTTCCTGTGCGGCGACGTCATGACCGGGCGAGGCATCGATCAGGCGCTGCCGCACCCGAGCGAGCCGACCCTTTACGAGCCGTACATACGGGACGCCAGGGACTACGTCGCGATGGCGGAGGACACGAACGGCCCGATCCAGCGGCCGTTCGGATTCTCCTACATCTGGGGAGACGCCCTCGCCGCGCTCGAACGAGCGGCCCCCGCGGCGCGGATCATCAACCTGGAGACCAGCGTCACGCGCAGCGACGCGTATTGGCCGGACAAGGGCATCAATTACCGGATGCACCCGGCCAACACCCCTTGCCTCACGGCCGCGGGGATCGACGTCTGCGTCCTCGCGAACAACCACGTGCTCGATTACAGCGCCTCGGGGCTCCTCGAAACCCTGACGACGCTGAAGCAGGCGGGTCTGAAGATCGCGGGCGCGGGGGAAACCCTGGGCGAGGCGCGCGCGCCCGCGGTCCTCCCGCTCCCCGGAGGCGGCAGGCTCCTCGTCTTCGCCTTCGGGACGGGGTCGAGCGGCATTCCCGCGAGCTGGTCCGCGACCGACGATGCCCCCGGCATCGATCGGCTCGCGGACCTGTCGGACGCGACCACGCTCCAGATCCAGGAGAGGGTACGCCGCGTCAAACGGCCAGGCGACGTCGTCGTTGCCTCCATCCATTGGGGGAGCAACTGGGGGTACGAGGTCCCGGAGGAGCATGTCCGTTTCGCGCATTCGCTCCTCGATGGCGGCGTCGACCTCATCCACGGGCACTCCTCCCACCACCCGCGGCCCATCGAGGTCTACAAGAACAAGCTCATCCTTTATGGCTGCGGTGATTTCCTCAACGACTACGAGGGAATCAGGGGCCACGTGTCCTTTCGGGGGGATCTGGTCCTCATGTACTTTCCCGTCGTGGACCCGTCCACGGGCGAGCTCGCGCGCCTCCGCATGACGCCGATGCAGATCCGACGCTTCCGGCTGCGCCGGGCCAGCCGGAGCGATGCCGTGTGGCTGCGGGAGACCCTCCATCGGATCTGCCGGGGCTTCGGCGCGCAGGTGGACCTCGACGAGGGGGGAGACCTCGTCCTCCGTGGATTTAATCGGCTTTAA
- a CDS encoding DUF969 domain-containing protein, whose translation MLSLIGIAVVVLGFMARLNPLLVVTAAALVTGLAGGMGPVEVVATFGKAFKENRYVSVVWVVLPVIGLLERAGLQERAKTLIGGIHAATTGRLLLLYFVFRQITAALGLTSLGGHAQMVRPLIAPMAEAAAESHHGPLPEEARQTVRAHAAAADNIALFFGEDIFIAIASILLIKGFLAQNGILVEPLQLSVWAIPTAICALLIHGTQMMLFDRHLARRIAEGRR comes from the coding sequence GTGCTGTCGCTGATAGGGATCGCCGTGGTGGTCTTGGGCTTCATGGCCCGCCTCAACCCGCTGCTCGTGGTGACGGCGGCCGCCCTCGTGACCGGGCTGGCCGGCGGCATGGGACCCGTCGAGGTCGTGGCGACCTTCGGCAAAGCCTTCAAAGAAAACCGATATGTGAGCGTGGTATGGGTCGTGCTCCCCGTGATCGGGCTGCTCGAACGGGCCGGATTGCAGGAGCGAGCCAAGACCCTGATCGGCGGAATCCACGCGGCCACCACCGGCCGACTGCTCCTGCTTTATTTCGTTTTTCGCCAGATCACCGCGGCGCTGGGCCTGACCTCGCTCGGCGGCCACGCGCAGATGGTGCGCCCCTTGATCGCCCCCATGGCCGAGGCGGCGGCTGAGAGTCACCACGGGCCGCTCCCCGAGGAGGCCCGCCAGACCGTACGGGCCCACGCCGCCGCAGCCGATAACATCGCGCTGTTTTTCGGCGAGGACATCTTCATCGCGATCGCCTCGATCCTCCTGATCAAGGGTTTCCTCGCGCAAAACGGGATCCTCGTCGAACCGCTCCAGCTCTCCGTATGGGCCATTCCCACGGCGATCTGCGCCTTGTTGATCCATGGCACGCAGATGATGCTGTTCGACCGACATCTGGCCCGCAGGATCGCCGAGGGCCGCCGATGA
- a CDS encoding DoxX family protein, producing MNDKARTIGYWVATGLLGFAFAAGGLGDLSRSPEVMEGMTHLGYPAYFATILGVWKVLGAVALLVPRFPRLKEWAYAGIIFDLTGAAVSHAASGDPTGKVITPLVLVAIAAASWALRPESRKLASEPKREAEARIAKPALAT from the coding sequence ATGAACGACAAGGCACGAACGATCGGCTACTGGGTCGCGACGGGTCTCCTCGGCTTCGCGTTCGCCGCGGGCGGCCTCGGGGATCTCTCCCGCTCCCCCGAGGTCATGGAAGGCATGACGCACCTCGGCTACCCGGCCTATTTCGCCACCATCCTCGGCGTGTGGAAAGTGCTCGGCGCCGTCGCCCTGCTCGTCCCGCGTTTCCCTCGCCTCAAGGAGTGGGCGTACGCCGGCATCATCTTCGATCTCACGGGCGCCGCCGTCTCCCACGCCGCCAGCGGCGACCCGACCGGCAAGGTGATCACGCCGCTCGTCCTCGTCGCCATCGCCGCCGCCTCGTGGGCGTTGCGCCCCGAGAGCCGCAAGCTGGCGAGCGAACCGAAGCGCGAGGCCGAGGCCCGCATCGCCAAACCCGCGCTCGCGACCTGA
- a CDS encoding DUF979 domain-containing protein yields the protein MIGLEVLYVVAGVFFVAIAGLSARDKTNPKRWKNTTFWGLFAVSFLFGSHLPDVVNGLVVLAMVLTAGVFGLGRGAPATTGPEERRASAARLGSRLFLPALAIPFTALTGTFLFKRPQLAGIVDPKQATLVSLILGVFVALAMAMPMLGARPNVPMQEGRRLLDTVGWAAILPQMLAALGAVFAAAGVGTAIGKLASAWLPAGSEFAAVAAYTFGMAIFTMIMGNAFAAFPVMTAGIGLPLIVQRFGGNPAIMGAVGMLSGFCGTLMTPMAANFNIVPAALLELSDRNAVIKAQIPTALLLLLANTVLMYVLVFRS from the coding sequence ATGATCGGGCTCGAGGTCCTCTACGTCGTCGCCGGCGTCTTTTTCGTGGCCATCGCGGGCTTGAGCGCGCGCGACAAGACGAATCCGAAGCGCTGGAAGAACACCACGTTCTGGGGGCTCTTTGCGGTGAGCTTCCTGTTCGGCTCGCACCTGCCGGATGTGGTCAACGGCCTCGTCGTCCTCGCCATGGTGCTCACGGCGGGCGTCTTTGGCCTCGGCCGCGGCGCTCCGGCCACGACCGGGCCCGAGGAGCGCCGTGCGAGCGCGGCCCGGCTGGGGAGCAGGCTGTTTTTGCCAGCGCTCGCGATTCCCTTCACGGCGCTCACCGGCACGTTCCTGTTCAAGCGGCCGCAGCTCGCCGGGATCGTCGATCCCAAGCAGGCGACCCTGGTCTCGCTGATCCTGGGCGTCTTCGTCGCGCTGGCCATGGCCATGCCGATGCTCGGGGCGCGGCCGAACGTCCCGATGCAGGAGGGACGCCGATTGCTCGACACCGTCGGCTGGGCCGCCATTCTGCCGCAGATGCTCGCCGCCCTGGGCGCGGTCTTCGCGGCGGCCGGCGTCGGGACCGCCATCGGAAAGCTCGCCTCGGCCTGGTTGCCTGCCGGCAGCGAATTCGCCGCGGTGGCGGCGTATACGTTCGGCATGGCGATCTTCACCATGATCATGGGGAATGCCTTCGCCGCCTTTCCGGTGATGACCGCGGGCATCGGCTTGCCGCTCATCGTCCAGCGCTTCGGCGGCAATCCCGCGATCATGGGCGCCGTGGGCATGCTCTCGGGGTTCTGCGGGACCTTGATGACGCCCATGGCCGCGAATTTCAACATCGTGCCCGCGGCTCTGCTGGAGCTGTCCGACCGAAATGCGGTCATCAAGGCGCAGATCCCCACGGCCCTCCTCCTCCTCCTCGCCAATACGGTCCTGATGTATGTCCTCGTCTTCCGCTCCTGA
- a CDS encoding LysR family transcriptional regulator: MDAPLETSELLAFAKTVEARSLSRAAVELGVPRATISRRLARLEERLGVRLLRRTTRSLALTDAGEALHRHARIVLEAVHHAEACVRKTDDAVRGELRVSVPPMNGTSFGAMICDFARRYPEVRLHIHSTTQHVDLQRGGYDVALRASIDLEPGLVARRLARHPVLAVASPAYLEAHGTPRTRRDLRHHRCLMGFVRGELPQTQWPFSGGKFQVEGALFTNDIHLLCDAALEGLGIALLPQVMVQPHLESGALVHVLPGAIQAESHIAVVYPEREFVPPQVRAFIDAVVAWAPELVVRADAPKPKRAAKKRGGRATA; the protein is encoded by the coding sequence ATGGACGCCCCCCTCGAGACCTCCGAGCTGCTCGCCTTCGCGAAGACCGTAGAGGCGCGATCGCTCTCGCGCGCCGCCGTCGAACTCGGCGTCCCCCGCGCCACCATCAGCCGCCGGCTCGCGCGGCTGGAGGAGCGGCTCGGGGTGCGCCTGCTCCGCCGCACCACGCGCAGCCTCGCCCTCACCGACGCGGGCGAAGCGCTCCACCGTCACGCGCGCATCGTGCTCGAAGCCGTCCACCACGCCGAGGCGTGCGTGCGCAAGACCGACGACGCCGTCCGCGGCGAGCTGCGCGTGTCGGTGCCGCCGATGAACGGGACCAGCTTCGGCGCGATGATCTGCGACTTCGCGCGGCGTTACCCCGAGGTCCGCCTCCACATCCACAGCACGACCCAGCACGTCGACCTCCAGCGCGGCGGCTACGACGTCGCGCTCCGCGCCAGCATCGACCTCGAGCCCGGGCTCGTCGCCCGGAGGCTTGCGCGTCACCCCGTCCTCGCGGTCGCCTCGCCCGCCTACCTCGAGGCCCACGGCACGCCACGCACGCGCCGCGACCTCCGCCACCACCGCTGCCTCATGGGCTTCGTCCGAGGGGAGTTGCCGCAGACGCAATGGCCCTTCTCGGGCGGCAAGTTCCAGGTCGAGGGCGCGCTCTTCACGAATGACATTCATCTGCTCTGCGACGCCGCGCTCGAAGGCCTCGGGATTGCGCTTTTGCCGCAGGTCATGGTGCAGCCACACCTCGAAAGCGGCGCCCTCGTGCACGTGCTCCCGGGCGCGATTCAGGCGGAGTCGCACATCGCGGTGGTGTATCCGGAGCGGGAGTTCGTGCCGCCGCAGGTGCGGGCCTTCATCGACGCGGTGGTGGCGTGGGCGCCGGAGCTCGTCGTGCGGGCGGACGCGCCGAAGCCGAAGCGGGCGGCGAAAAAGCGAGGCGGACGCGCAACAGCGTGA
- a CDS encoding polysaccharide lyase yields MAHGITAGALVLVGASMFACTEKGPSSATGGAGGVGGVGNGGAGGTAGAGGTAGAGGTAGAGGTAGAGGAAGAGGASPGDVLVHADFQQREPGVYSEDMVAGDFVGAPTWNNGLDEGRASIVDEAGNRFLRVTYPAGEVGPAHGGVQFKVPLGQTYQELFLSYRVRFGAGFAFVKGGKLPGLVGGSAPTGCVEDTTGFSARMMWRSGGAAVQYMYFPEKINDCGDDYAYMSGGSAVSFEPGTWHTVEHRLVMNTPGEHDGVLEAWFDKQPVLGEQAFLFRLAGATYGIDALYFSTFFGGSDASWAPPSAQTVDYDDFILSTGPITH; encoded by the coding sequence ATGGCTCACGGGATCACCGCCGGCGCGCTCGTTCTCGTCGGGGCGTCGATGTTCGCGTGCACGGAAAAGGGTCCCTCCTCGGCCACGGGCGGCGCCGGGGGTGTGGGCGGCGTCGGAAACGGCGGCGCGGGCGGGACCGCGGGGGCCGGGGGAACGGCAGGCGCCGGGGGAACGGCAGGCGCTGGCGGAACCGCAGGCGCCGGCGGCGCTGCGGGTGCAGGCGGAGCAAGTCCGGGGGACGTGCTCGTACATGCAGATTTCCAGCAGCGCGAGCCGGGTGTGTACAGCGAGGACATGGTGGCGGGCGATTTCGTCGGGGCGCCGACCTGGAACAATGGGCTCGACGAGGGGCGCGCGAGCATCGTCGACGAGGCGGGCAATCGATTCCTGCGGGTCACGTATCCGGCGGGCGAGGTGGGCCCGGCTCATGGCGGCGTGCAGTTCAAGGTGCCGCTCGGGCAGACGTATCAGGAGCTTTTCCTCTCCTATCGTGTCCGGTTCGGCGCCGGATTCGCCTTCGTGAAGGGCGGCAAGCTCCCGGGGCTCGTCGGTGGTTCGGCCCCCACGGGCTGCGTCGAGGACACGACCGGCTTCTCGGCGCGGATGATGTGGCGCAGCGGGGGAGCGGCGGTCCAGTACATGTACTTCCCCGAGAAGATCAATGACTGCGGCGACGATTACGCGTACATGTCCGGCGGGAGCGCGGTTTCTTTCGAGCCGGGGACCTGGCACACGGTGGAACACCGGCTGGTGATGAACACGCCCGGCGAGCACGACGGCGTCCTCGAGGCCTGGTTCGACAAGCAGCCCGTCCTCGGCGAGCAGGCCTTCCTCTTCCGCCTCGCAGGCGCCACGTACGGCATCGACGCGCTGTACTTCTCGACCTTCTTCGGCGGCAGCGACGCGAGCTGGGCGCCTCCGTCCGCGCAGACCGTCGATTACGACGATTTCATCCTCTCCACGGGCCCCATCACGCACTGA
- a CDS encoding DUF2891 domain-containing protein: MSSSSAPELTPELAAKFARLALGHVTRPYPYKLDHVMAGDEDVLPPRVLHPIFHGSFDWHSCVHGYWLLARLLRRFPDMAPAAEIRALFDRMMTPENVAGELAYLARPQSAGFERPYGWAWMLMLGAELERHEGASPRDALRPLARAFAERFKAFLPKATYPIRAGTHFNTAFALGLASVYAEAVNDLALARRIETTARGWYLADADAPAWEPSGDDFLSPTLVEAECLRRLLPVTEFRPWFARFLPRAADRMPESLFTPATVSDRSDGKIAHLDGLNLSRAWCFRSIAGALAADDPARAVVLSAADEHLAAGLAHVAGDYMGEHWLATFALLALEAGAAPL; encoded by the coding sequence ATGTCCTCGTCTTCCGCTCCTGAGCTCACCCCGGAGCTGGCCGCGAAATTCGCGCGGCTCGCCCTGGGCCACGTCACCCGGCCCTATCCGTACAAGCTCGACCATGTGATGGCCGGCGACGAGGATGTCCTGCCGCCGCGGGTCTTGCATCCGATCTTCCACGGCAGCTTCGACTGGCATTCCTGCGTCCACGGCTACTGGCTGCTCGCCCGCCTCTTGCGGCGATTCCCGGACATGGCCCCGGCGGCCGAGATTCGTGCCCTCTTCGATCGCATGATGACGCCGGAGAACGTCGCGGGAGAGCTCGCCTATCTCGCCCGCCCGCAGAGCGCGGGGTTCGAGCGGCCTTATGGCTGGGCGTGGATGTTGATGCTGGGCGCGGAGCTCGAACGCCATGAGGGCGCCTCCCCTCGTGACGCCCTCCGTCCCCTGGCGCGCGCCTTTGCCGAGCGGTTCAAGGCCTTCCTGCCGAAGGCCACCTATCCGATCCGCGCCGGCACGCATTTCAATACGGCCTTCGCCCTGGGGCTCGCCTCCGTGTATGCCGAGGCCGTGAATGACCTCGCATTGGCCCGGCGGATCGAGACCACCGCCCGGGGATGGTACCTCGCCGACGCCGACGCCCCGGCCTGGGAGCCGAGCGGCGACGACTTCCTGTCCCCCACGCTCGTCGAAGCCGAATGCCTCCGCCGCCTGCTCCCCGTGACCGAATTCCGGCCATGGTTCGCACGTTTCCTGCCCCGAGCGGCCGACCGAATGCCCGAGAGCCTCTTCACGCCGGCCACCGTGAGCGACCGCAGCGACGGCAAAATCGCCCACCTCGACGGCCTCAACCTGAGCCGCGCCTGGTGCTTCCGCTCGATTGCGGGCGCCCTCGCGGCGGACGACCCGGCCCGCGCCGTCGTGTTATCGGCGGCCGACGAGCACCTCGCCGCGGGGCTCGCCCACGTGGCCGGCGATTACATGGGCGAGCATTGGCTGGCCACCTTCGCCCTGCTGGCGCTCGAGGCAGGAGCCGCGCCCCTGTAG